The region CGTCGAGGTCCGCGGCGCGCTGCCATATGCCATCGGCGTGCTCAAGATGCCCGTGTGGGAGGCGCTGCTGGTCGCAACGCTTGCCAACCTGTGCATCGCTCCGCTGTTCTATCTCCTCGAGAAGCCCGCACTCGCCATTGTGTCAAAGTGGACATGGTTCCAGCGCTACCGCACCCGTCTCGCCGTGCGCAGCAAGTCCTCCTTGGCGAAGTATGGGCTCTTCGTTGGTCTCGCGCTGTTCGTGGCCATTCCGCTGCCAGGGACCGGCGCCTACACAGGATGCCTGATCGCTGAGTTCACACGGATGAAGAAGAGTTATGCAATCGCATCCATCTCGCTGGGCGTCCTGGGGGCGTGCACGATTGTCTTTCTCGCATCGATCGGCGTCATCAAGGGTGTCCTTGCGAAGTGGCTCTGAACATCAGGTTGTTCCACGTGGAACAGTGACCGGAGGACCGCATGGATAGTGGCAGAGAGTTCGGTTCGACACAACTTCTTGCCGTCGTACGGCAGTCAATGGCCACCTTCGCTACAGCACTGCCTCTCACGGCGAAGCCGACGATATGCACCGACGCATTCTGCGCGGGGCTGGTATCGTTTCTGACCCTGCTTGTCAAGACCAATGAGGTCATGAACTTGACGTCTGACGCCGATCCTGAGCACCTGC is a window of Coprothermobacter sp. DNA encoding:
- a CDS encoding small multi-drug export protein; translation: MSTLVQNILHIFLITIIPGVEVRGALPYAIGVLKMPVWEALLVATLANLCIAPLFYLLEKPALAIVSKWTWFQRYRTRLAVRSKSSLAKYGLFVGLALFVAIPLPGTGAYTGCLIAEFTRMKKSYAIASISLGVLGACTIVFLASIGVIKGVLAKWL